Proteins encoded by one window of Desulfovibrio ferrophilus:
- a CDS encoding radical SAM protein — protein MEACLIVTYRCNARCHMCDTWQHPSRPDAEFSPSLLHKLPDGLRFMNITGGEPFLRSDLAEIVEIALRKSKRVVVSSNGYLTDRILALADRFGPRLGIRISIEGLPAANDELRGLKDGFDHGLRTLLELGARGFKDIGFGITVSDRNVHDLMELYRLADAMGLEFATAVTHNSFYFHKTDNAFAVPERITTEFERLAGALLSTRSPKKWFRAYFNMGLANKVQGGERPLPCEAGTDVFFLDPAGNVMPCNGSAEPMVMGSLHAQDFESIWSSDRAREVRGQVATCSQQCWMIGSAAPAMKKRITVPGAWVIRNKLRQFRLGNGGGLDPVGFVSGERE, from the coding sequence ATGGAAGCCTGTCTCATTGTCACCTACCGCTGCAATGCCCGATGTCATATGTGCGATACTTGGCAACATCCCAGCCGTCCGGACGCGGAGTTTTCGCCTTCTCTGCTGCACAAATTGCCGGATGGATTGCGTTTTATGAACATCACCGGCGGCGAACCCTTCCTGCGCAGTGACTTGGCCGAAATCGTGGAGATCGCCCTGCGCAAGTCCAAGCGCGTGGTGGTGAGCAGTAACGGGTATCTGACGGACCGGATTCTGGCCCTGGCTGACCGGTTTGGCCCTCGACTCGGGATACGCATCTCCATCGAAGGATTGCCAGCGGCCAATGATGAACTGCGTGGGCTGAAGGACGGGTTCGACCACGGTCTGCGCACGCTGCTGGAGCTCGGGGCCAGAGGATTCAAGGACATCGGGTTTGGCATTACCGTCTCCGATCGCAATGTGCACGACCTGATGGAGTTGTATCGTCTGGCCGATGCCATGGGCCTCGAATTCGCCACTGCCGTGACCCATAACTCGTTTTATTTTCATAAAACGGACAACGCCTTTGCTGTTCCCGAACGCATCACGACCGAATTCGAGCGGTTGGCCGGAGCCCTGCTGTCGACGCGTTCACCCAAGAAGTGGTTCCGGGCCTATTTCAACATGGGGCTGGCCAACAAGGTGCAGGGAGGGGAGCGCCCGTTGCCCTGCGAGGCGGGAACGGACGTGTTCTTCCTGGATCCGGCAGGTAACGTCATGCCCTGCAATGGATCGGCCGAGCCCATGGTGATGGGCTCGCTGCATGCGCAGGACTTTGAATCCATATGGAGTAGCGACCGGGCGCGTGAGGTGCGTGGTCAGGTCGCTACCTGTTCTCAGCAGTGCTGGATGATCGGCTCCGCAGCTCCTGCCATGAAGAAGCGAATCACCGTGCCCGGAGCCTGGGTGATCAGGAATAAACTGCGTCAGTTCAGGCTCGGAAACGGTGGAGGCCTTGATCCTGTGGGCTTTGTGAGCGGAGAAAGGGAATAA
- a CDS encoding O-antigen ligase family protein, with translation MKKLPACFYAFVFISVVSLLGYLRLSDLWAIEGVRLGALMGLSVMGLIFLITNQLMLLCLTLAFLPFTRGLFQFEIGPVTFSPFSMGLIVIGMFGVLMVFTGRRKFHFGGFDAALALLCAFYLVSTFLSSDVMDSGFLAFHTLFLPVLSYFCIKLLVDTRDKLDLCFNFFVAGITGFNAVCILQYIILQERVTLLGVPPISIATLSILPVMCLLYSERPKNLLSIVAIAVCLVALFLSFSRIYLLSLLLSPVFMKLIRRGHGFGMFTLMIVFSLGLTLTLPFLGPKVPDSTTNYGRALGLDAEFKRKEKSLGRVTDLGHMVKSLELRALTYRVGLENFLAKPLFGNGMHKGKYMVTQHNFHVEWLEFGGVLGYVAYLSVFICFFRSFGVLSVEHSELAPYVLTVFIILCNSLTNGFMHGFFSYVTYIAFGFAFAARDILSGRERIPAVVPRPSWESTS, from the coding sequence ATGAAGAAACTGCCTGCCTGTTTCTACGCCTTTGTTTTCATCTCGGTCGTGTCTCTGCTGGGGTATTTGAGGCTTTCGGATCTGTGGGCCATCGAGGGGGTACGGCTGGGTGCGCTGATGGGGTTGTCTGTGATGGGCCTCATTTTTTTGATTACGAATCAATTGATGCTGCTGTGCCTGACCCTCGCCTTTTTGCCCTTCACGCGAGGGCTGTTCCAGTTCGAGATCGGCCCCGTGACGTTCAGCCCCTTCTCCATGGGGTTGATCGTGATCGGCATGTTTGGTGTGCTGATGGTGTTCACGGGACGCAGGAAGTTTCATTTCGGCGGATTTGATGCCGCCCTGGCTCTGCTCTGCGCCTTCTATCTGGTTTCCACGTTCCTTTCTTCGGATGTCATGGATAGCGGCTTTTTGGCCTTTCATACCCTGTTTCTGCCCGTACTCTCATATTTCTGCATCAAGCTGCTGGTCGATACCCGCGATAAGCTCGACCTGTGTTTCAATTTCTTCGTGGCGGGAATCACCGGGTTCAACGCGGTGTGCATTCTGCAGTATATCATTCTGCAGGAGCGGGTGACCCTGCTCGGCGTGCCTCCCATCAGCATCGCCACGTTGTCCATTCTGCCGGTCATGTGCCTGCTGTATTCCGAGCGTCCCAAGAATCTGCTGAGCATTGTGGCCATCGCCGTCTGTCTGGTTGCATTGTTTTTGTCATTTTCACGCATCTACCTGCTCAGCCTGCTGCTGAGCCCAGTCTTCATGAAGCTCATCCGGCGCGGGCACGGTTTCGGGATGTTTACCCTGATGATCGTCTTTTCGTTGGGCCTGACCCTGACCCTCCCGTTTCTGGGGCCCAAGGTCCCGGACTCGACCACAAATTACGGTCGGGCCTTGGGGCTGGACGCTGAGTTCAAGCGCAAGGAAAAATCCCTGGGGCGTGTGACGGACTTGGGGCACATGGTGAAATCATTGGAATTGCGTGCTCTGACTTATCGTGTTGGCCTTGAGAACTTCCTGGCCAAGCCACTGTTCGGCAACGGCATGCACAAGGGCAAATACATGGTCACCCAGCATAATTTTCATGTGGAGTGGCTGGAATTTGGCGGTGTGCTGGGGTATGTGGCTTATCTTTCTGTTTTTATCTGTTTTTTCAGGAGTTTCGGTGTGCTTTCCGTAGAGCATTCCGAGCTGGCCCCTTATGTCCTCACCGTGTTCATTATCCTGTGCAACAGCCTGACCAACGGCTTCATGCATGGATTCTTCTCTTATGTGACTTACATCGCCTTTGGTTTTGCGTTTGCGGCGCGAGATATTCTGTCCGGCCGGGAGAGAATCCCGGCTGTTGTCCCCCGACCGTCCTGGGAGTCCACTTCATGA
- a CDS encoding glycosyltransferase family 4 protein yields MRLVVANYRYFVSGGPERYMFNVMDALAARGHECVPFSIRYDRNRPSLWADYFVPPLSGSGEVYFRDHGLRPGAVLRTVSRLFYSPEVRRAASRLAKDSGAQAAYVLHYLRKLSPSLLAGFKDQGLPVVVRVSDFGMLCPQAHCLRGGTPCTLCAMGRLGPSVRHRCVQGSLGASALNALATWWHRKRGFFDLVDRFVTTTAFMRSMMLEAGFPAEKVVHIPTFVDTAAFSPGQRRDEPGRAIFVGRLDPLKGVDVLLEAMGLLGDSAPLLDVVGTGDEAYVAALKQRARALGLESRVRFLGRVEPERIPDLLREALFSVVPSRWFENLPNAVLESHASATPVIASDMGSLPECVTHGETGLLVPPGDASALAEALRTLAAAPDRAREMGRRCREYALEAYGPDAHLNALGTLFNEAM; encoded by the coding sequence ATGAGACTTGTCGTCGCAAATTATCGCTATTTTGTTTCCGGCGGTCCCGAGCGTTACATGTTCAACGTTATGGACGCCCTTGCCGCCCGGGGACATGAATGCGTTCCGTTTTCCATCCGCTATGACAGGAATCGTCCTTCGCTCTGGGCCGATTATTTCGTGCCGCCTCTGTCCGGCTCTGGAGAGGTGTATTTTCGCGATCACGGGCTGCGTCCCGGAGCGGTTTTAAGGACCGTGTCCCGCCTGTTCTATTCCCCCGAGGTTCGGCGAGCCGCATCACGCCTGGCCAAGGATAGCGGAGCCCAGGCCGCTTACGTGCTGCATTATCTGCGTAAACTCTCCCCCTCGCTCCTTGCCGGTTTCAAGGATCAGGGGCTGCCGGTGGTGGTTCGGGTTTCGGATTTCGGTATGCTTTGTCCCCAGGCTCATTGCCTTCGCGGCGGAACCCCCTGCACCCTGTGCGCCATGGGGCGCCTTGGCCCCAGTGTTCGCCATCGCTGCGTGCAGGGCAGTCTGGGAGCTTCGGCGCTCAATGCCCTGGCCACATGGTGGCACCGCAAGCGCGGTTTCTTTGATCTGGTGGATCGTTTCGTGACCACGACGGCCTTCATGCGCTCCATGATGCTCGAAGCCGGTTTTCCCGCAGAGAAGGTCGTCCATATCCCGACCTTTGTGGACACCGCGGCTTTTTCTCCAGGACAAAGAAGGGATGAACCGGGACGTGCGATTTTTGTCGGTCGCCTGGACCCTCTGAAGGGAGTGGATGTGCTGCTGGAGGCCATGGGCCTGCTGGGAGACTCCGCCCCACTGTTGGATGTGGTGGGCACTGGAGATGAAGCCTATGTGGCCGCATTGAAGCAGCGAGCGCGGGCTCTGGGACTGGAGAGTCGGGTGCGTTTTCTGGGGCGAGTGGAGCCGGAACGGATTCCCGATCTGCTACGCGAGGCGTTGTTCAGCGTTGTCCCGTCACGCTGGTTTGAGAATCTGCCCAATGCGGTGTTGGAAAGTCATGCCAGTGCCACGCCGGTCATTGCCTCGGATATGGGTTCATTGCCCGAATGCGTGACCCATGGCGAAACCGGGTTGCTGGTCCCCCCCGGAGATGCCTCCGCTTTGGCCGAAGCCCTGCGCACTCTGGCCGCAGCCCCTGATCGCGCCAGGGAAATGGGGCGGCGTTGCCGCGAATATGCCTTGGAGGCCTACGGTCCCGATGCTCATCTAAACGCCCTGGGAACACTTTTCAACGAGGCGATGTAA
- a CDS encoding sulfotransferase domain-containing protein yields MTLPGIVIAGAPKCATTSLFRWLSDHPEICPSLTKETCYLVDRESPLLPGENVHTHGIEGYAGLFAHCPPGSVGMEATPDYIDQITPPWVLASLDPRPLVVFVLRDPAVRLLSAYKFYAGHKAALPAGMGFAAYAEALLAGRTFGGRLGPLVSGTLAAGHYALHLQRWAGVMGREALSIHSFEAMVRDPSAFMNGLCQKLGLDPSPFGPKYDFLAKNMSYGVRSKVLHRLRNTVADRLPEGFYRRLTSRVYRWLNYDPGGYRLTDEDRRALKRVATHYAPGNRELGKLFDLDVSDWEKAWEIDSGV; encoded by the coding sequence ATGACCCTACCCGGTATCGTTATTGCCGGAGCGCCCAAATGCGCCACCACCTCGTTGTTCAGATGGCTTTCGGATCATCCTGAGATCTGTCCGTCCCTGACCAAGGAGACATGCTATCTCGTGGACCGGGAGAGTCCCCTGCTGCCCGGCGAAAATGTGCACACTCACGGGATTGAGGGCTACGCTGGTCTCTTTGCCCATTGCCCGCCCGGTTCTGTGGGCATGGAGGCCACCCCGGATTATATCGATCAGATTACCCCGCCCTGGGTCCTGGCCAGCCTCGACCCTCGGCCCCTGGTGGTTTTCGTGCTACGCGACCCGGCGGTTCGGCTGCTGTCGGCCTACAAGTTTTATGCCGGGCACAAGGCTGCTCTGCCTGCCGGTATGGGCTTCGCCGCGTATGCGGAGGCGCTCCTTGCCGGCAGGACTTTTGGTGGCAGGCTGGGCCCGCTGGTTTCGGGCACCCTGGCTGCCGGGCATTACGCCCTTCATCTGCAACGTTGGGCGGGTGTCATGGGACGAGAGGCCCTAAGCATCCACAGTTTCGAAGCGATGGTGCGTGATCCTTCCGCCTTCATGAACGGGCTGTGCCAGAAGCTTGGGCTGGACCCCTCTCCCTTTGGTCCGAAGTATGATTTCCTGGCAAAGAACATGTCCTATGGTGTCCGCAGCAAGGTGTTGCACCGCTTGCGCAACACCGTTGCGGACCGACTGCCGGAAGGCTTCTACCGGAGGCTCACCAGCCGGGTCTATCGTTGGCTGAATTATGATCCGGGCGGATATCGGCTTACCGACGAAGATCGAAGGGCCCTGAAACGGGTGGCGACACACTACGCCCCGGGCAACAGGGAACTGGGGAAGTTATTCGATCTGGATGTTTCAGATTGGGAAAAGGCCTGGGAGATCGATAGTGGCGTTTAG
- a CDS encoding glycosyl hydrolase family 28-related protein — MDRQRHAAQRQVLGEIAQACHPQAELSMVRRVCLFLVSVLFLSCPAGAGQNWASDKGMVMPTVHGPVVDGIRLDIPRILENRRLATLGYVDVSAGPFFADPLGRRDSTDAIQRAVNFSRDHQLVCFFPQGEYLISDTIRCVQPLYERSNGKVLGARLHPCVLVGSRAGKRPVIRLAAGSPGFGDAGNPKYVIHFWARSTRDPHKPEPNISMNQMLVNLDVVIGRENSGAVAIRHRAAQGSGVQECTIDATHGFKGLEGGAGSGGLHAGLTVIGGAIGLDLVQTQPAPTIAGVTLVGQRKRAIVYAGRQALSAVGVDIRMNGPGPAIETRPVSWNPHHGQMSLVDARLVMNHPESTAISAGSSLYLENVFIKGAAIAVQGPGGVAVPGNTMNGRLIARLARGTSPPAWKGLRYTAPVLLDGDVVAGGLVRLSPGESFEGLSDHLWPSDFPGFETAGIINVQHPPYNAVGDGRSDDHAAIQAALDSGAPVFLPKGYYALSRPLELPPGATLVGTAAHLSILMPLADTKAFADAAHAAPLLRTSAGTEQGTIVAFLGLYTPPDTPGATALHWRCGGDSVLRAVTTATSPPRGGHKRPGNPATRAVPLVLVDGNGGGRWFGFHQESWKPHGPGYRHLLIRETQGPLDLYQCNPEHGRGEANMEIRNARNVRIFGLKGEGNRPILLLSGSRGIRVYGYGGNGAAFEGNALFEVRDSTDVILACLVDHPRLAGQGSDDFFAGRGVDPTLWHMVREITEGRKDRMTAPLVRPTAYILGPIDGKRP; from the coding sequence GTGGACCGCCAACGACACGCAGCCCAGCGCCAGGTTCTGGGCGAGATTGCGCAGGCGTGTCATCCGCAAGCGGAGTTGAGCATGGTCAGGCGGGTCTGTCTTTTCCTTGTTTCCGTCCTGTTTCTGTCCTGCCCCGCAGGGGCAGGACAGAACTGGGCGAGTGATAAGGGCATGGTCATGCCTACGGTTCATGGTCCTGTTGTGGATGGCATTCGGCTGGATATTCCCCGGATACTTGAGAATCGCAGATTGGCCACTCTTGGGTATGTGGACGTTAGCGCCGGGCCATTCTTTGCCGATCCCCTTGGTCGGCGCGATTCCACAGACGCCATTCAGCGGGCGGTGAATTTTAGCCGGGACCATCAACTGGTCTGTTTTTTCCCTCAAGGGGAGTACCTGATCTCCGACACCATCCGTTGTGTGCAGCCGTTGTATGAACGCTCCAATGGCAAGGTTTTGGGGGCGCGGCTGCATCCCTGCGTTTTGGTCGGGTCGCGTGCGGGCAAGCGCCCCGTGATCCGGCTGGCTGCTGGTTCGCCGGGGTTTGGCGATGCCGGCAACCCCAAGTACGTGATTCATTTCTGGGCCCGATCCACGCGCGATCCACACAAGCCTGAGCCTAATATTTCCATGAACCAGATGCTGGTGAATCTGGATGTGGTCATTGGCAGGGAGAATTCCGGCGCCGTGGCCATTCGTCACCGCGCCGCTCAGGGTTCGGGGGTGCAGGAATGCACCATTGATGCGACCCACGGTTTCAAGGGGCTGGAAGGCGGAGCTGGTTCCGGGGGACTGCATGCCGGCCTGACCGTCATTGGCGGAGCCATCGGGTTGGATCTGGTGCAGACTCAGCCCGCTCCGACCATTGCGGGGGTGACACTTGTCGGTCAGCGAAAACGGGCCATTGTGTATGCCGGTCGTCAGGCTCTGTCCGCCGTGGGGGTGGATATCCGCATGAATGGCCCGGGCCCGGCCATCGAAACCCGGCCCGTCTCCTGGAATCCGCATCATGGTCAGATGAGTCTGGTGGATGCCCGACTGGTGATGAACCATCCCGAGTCCACGGCCATCTCTGCCGGAAGCAGCCTGTATCTGGAAAATGTCTTTATCAAGGGTGCGGCCATCGCCGTGCAGGGCCCCGGCGGCGTCGCTGTCCCTGGAAATACCATGAACGGCCGGCTCATTGCACGATTGGCCCGGGGGACATCTCCGCCTGCCTGGAAGGGGCTTCGCTATACAGCACCGGTGCTCCTTGATGGTGATGTCGTTGCGGGAGGGCTGGTGCGGCTGTCCCCCGGAGAATCGTTCGAGGGATTGTCTGACCACCTGTGGCCCAGTGATTTCCCCGGGTTCGAGACCGCGGGTATCATCAATGTCCAGCATCCTCCCTATAACGCAGTCGGAGATGGACGCAGCGATGACCATGCGGCAATTCAGGCTGCCCTGGATTCCGGTGCCCCTGTTTTCTTGCCCAAGGGCTATTACGCCCTGTCCCGTCCCCTGGAACTGCCCCCGGGAGCAACCCTGGTGGGCACGGCTGCCCATCTGTCGATACTGATGCCCCTGGCCGACACCAAGGCCTTTGCCGATGCGGCCCATGCAGCTCCATTGCTGCGCACTTCCGCGGGTACTGAGCAGGGAACCATCGTGGCGTTTCTGGGGTTGTACACGCCCCCCGATACGCCGGGGGCCACGGCCCTGCATTGGCGTTGTGGCGGTGATTCCGTGCTGCGGGCCGTGACTACGGCCACTTCTCCTCCCCGGGGTGGACACAAGCGTCCGGGGAATCCGGCCACGCGTGCTGTACCATTGGTGCTTGTGGACGGAAATGGCGGCGGCAGGTGGTTCGGTTTTCATCAGGAGAGCTGGAAACCACATGGTCCCGGGTATCGGCATCTGCTCATCCGGGAGACGCAAGGCCCTCTGGACCTATATCAGTGCAACCCGGAACATGGCCGGGGTGAGGCCAATATGGAGATCCGCAATGCACGCAACGTGCGAATCTTCGGGCTCAAGGGCGAGGGCAATCGTCCCATTCTGCTCCTGTCCGGCAGTCGGGGGATACGGGTCTATGGCTACGGTGGGAATGGTGCGGCCTTCGAGGGGAACGCCCTGTTCGAAGTCAGGGACAGCACAGATGTGATTTTGGCTTGTCTGGTGGATCATCCGCGCCTGGCGGGGCAGGGCAGTGACGATTTCTTTGCCGGCAGAGGGGTGGACCCGACACTGTGGCATATGGTTCGCGAGATTACCGAAGGGCGGAAAGACAGGATGACGGCACCTCTGGTTCGCCCGACGGCCTATATCCTCGGACCCATCGACGGGAAGCGGCCATGA
- a CDS encoding glycosyltransferase family 4 protein, producing MAPLKIAMVGLRAIGGDCSGGIETHVNELAPRVAALGAEVTVFCRAPYAGHLGKTCRGVNIEVGPCIKSKHLETVTHTGLSCLSMLSGYDVVHFHAIGPALFSWLPRLSGRGVVTTVHAMDYRRAKWGPVARAALKLGAGCAALFSHRLITVSRGLRDGFQQRYKIPVSYVPNGIARPESRPLEALRRFGIRPGYVLFLGRLVPEKGVHTLLEAFSRLKTDAQLVVAGAQSHTRGYADRLRRLARGDERIVFTGPLYREDKAEAYSNAGLFVLPSELEGMPITMLEAAAHACPVLTSDIPECLEPCQGGSEPAPRGVFSSFAVGDAGALAEAMQRMLADPDLPARGAAGRDFVLERYDWDRIARETLDVYRAVARRNEAGQHHQNTGDGDV from the coding sequence ATGGCCCCATTGAAGATTGCGATGGTCGGCCTGCGGGCGATCGGAGGGGATTGCTCCGGCGGCATTGAGACCCACGTCAATGAGCTGGCCCCTCGGGTGGCTGCCCTTGGCGCCGAGGTCACGGTGTTTTGCCGTGCGCCCTACGCCGGACATCTGGGAAAGACCTGCCGTGGGGTCAACATCGAGGTCGGCCCGTGCATCAAGAGCAAACATCTCGAGACGGTGACACATACCGGTCTGTCCTGTCTGTCGATGCTGTCGGGCTACGACGTCGTGCATTTCCACGCCATCGGCCCGGCGTTGTTCTCCTGGCTGCCGCGCCTGAGCGGGCGTGGTGTGGTGACCACGGTGCACGCCATGGACTATCGGCGTGCCAAATGGGGGCCTGTGGCCCGGGCGGCCCTGAAGCTCGGTGCCGGATGTGCAGCTCTGTTTTCGCACCGGCTGATTACTGTCTCTCGCGGGTTACGCGATGGTTTTCAGCAGCGGTACAAGATTCCCGTCAGCTATGTGCCCAATGGTATTGCCCGCCCTGAATCAAGGCCCCTCGAAGCCCTGCGTCGGTTTGGAATCCGGCCCGGCTATGTCCTTTTTCTGGGACGATTGGTGCCCGAAAAGGGGGTGCATACCCTGCTGGAGGCCTTTTCCAGGTTGAAGACGGATGCGCAGCTTGTGGTGGCTGGTGCCCAGAGTCATACCCGGGGGTATGCGGACCGGCTGCGACGATTGGCCCGGGGGGATGAGCGGATCGTGTTCACCGGTCCCTTGTATCGGGAGGACAAGGCCGAAGCGTATTCCAATGCAGGATTGTTCGTGCTGCCTTCCGAGCTGGAGGGCATGCCCATCACGATGCTGGAGGCGGCAGCACATGCCTGCCCGGTGCTGACAAGTGATATTCCGGAATGTCTGGAGCCCTGCCAAGGCGGCAGCGAACCGGCCCCACGGGGCGTGTTCAGCTCTTTTGCCGTGGGGGATGCCGGGGCGCTGGCCGAGGCAATGCAGCGGATGCTGGCCGATCCCGACCTTCCCGCCCGTGGGGCCGCAGGGCGTGACTTTGTGTTGGAACGGTACGACTGGGACCGCATTGCCCGGGAAACATTGGATGTGTACCGTGCTGTAGCCCGGCGCAATGAAGCAGGACAACATCACCAGAACACCGGAGATGGCGATGTATAG
- a CDS encoding glycosyltransferase family 4 protein, translating to MAFSILYVTREDHPSFRVDLAVLFGRALPRLGITSTLVAQRNGNPESPWPGGQAVTVPASKGLFSRHVGGLLHGVRSVAKLAKDHDAVQVRNKIVTGLVALVLARRACRPFFYWMTFPFPQDDLLRARIQGLTLGPLRLALTFVRGHATRWLLERLLLPHCDHVFVQSERMKQDLMAVGLSAEKMTPVPMGVDMDAMDALQPAPQALPFEPQARVLVYLGACDRSRGIEFLLDVLERVRAQQPQAVLLVVGDAAEAADHEHLQTLIRSRSLEEAVHVTGWLPREQALGLARASEVGVCALPADFIFDSMSPTKAVELMALGLPVVVTEHPDQGTLVRAGGGGFCTDYDPRAFAQAVLSLLDDPDMARAMGEQGREYAREHRSYSHLAEALAAQYGKLASEYARGQES from the coding sequence GTGGCGTTTAGCATTCTGTACGTTACTCGCGAAGATCATCCCTCATTTCGGGTTGATCTTGCGGTCCTGTTCGGCCGGGCTCTGCCCCGTCTGGGCATTACCAGTACCTTGGTGGCTCAGCGAAACGGGAATCCCGAGAGCCCGTGGCCCGGAGGACAAGCGGTGACGGTTCCGGCCTCAAAAGGCCTGTTCTCTCGCCATGTGGGGGGCTTGCTGCATGGTGTGCGCAGCGTGGCGAAGCTGGCAAAAGATCACGATGCCGTGCAGGTGCGCAACAAGATCGTTACAGGGCTGGTGGCTCTGGTTCTGGCCAGGCGAGCCTGTCGGCCTTTTTTCTATTGGATGACCTTCCCCTTTCCACAGGACGATCTGCTGCGGGCCAGGATTCAGGGCCTGACTCTGGGGCCGTTGCGCTTGGCACTGACCTTTGTGCGTGGGCATGCCACACGCTGGCTGCTGGAGCGGCTGTTGCTGCCGCACTGCGACCATGTGTTCGTGCAGAGCGAACGCATGAAGCAGGACCTGATGGCTGTCGGCCTGTCCGCAGAGAAGATGACTCCGGTTCCCATGGGCGTGGACATGGATGCCATGGATGCCTTGCAGCCCGCTCCACAGGCCCTGCCCTTTGAGCCGCAGGCTCGGGTTCTGGTGTATCTCGGAGCCTGCGACCGGTCGCGTGGGATCGAGTTCCTGCTGGACGTGCTGGAACGGGTGCGGGCGCAGCAACCGCAGGCCGTGCTGCTGGTGGTGGGCGATGCCGCAGAAGCAGCTGATCATGAGCATTTGCAAACCCTGATTCGGTCACGGAGTCTGGAAGAGGCCGTGCATGTCACGGGCTGGCTGCCCCGGGAGCAGGCTCTGGGACTCGCTCGGGCTTCGGAGGTCGGCGTATGTGCGTTACCGGCAGATTTCATCTTTGATTCCATGTCGCCCACCAAGGCCGTCGAATTGATGGCGTTGGGGCTGCCCGTGGTGGTGACGGAGCATCCCGACCAGGGGACCCTGGTACGGGCCGGGGGGGGCGGCTTCTGTACGGACTATGATCCCCGGGCCTTTGCGCAGGCCGTGCTCTCGCTGCTGGATGATCCGGACATGGCTCGGGCCATGGGAGAGCAAGGCCGGGAATATGCGCGCGAGCATCGCTCCTACTCGCATCTGGCCGAGGCCCTGGCCGCTCAGTACGGGAAGCTTGCCAGCGAGTATGCCAGGGGGCAGGAGTCGTGA
- a CDS encoding lipopolysaccharide biosynthesis protein has protein sequence MTGSRSQPAEIGGYGRRSVRNAGYHFLMGKALAFVAGLLATLLAARWMSVPDFGAYMLVGGISLLLGIASSLGLREVVQRFVPELVAQGLSRCAGRLVFRLLAVRALGLAMAVALLYLSAPQVSIFFDMPGRVAGIRAACPALAAMTLFSFAALLLETLLQQKHTKWLWLLAALLRLGLMLAVAGMGAELTLGTMLAVDALAFGLVFVGALWLLVRWTMREQNGTGAFPEGRLFLNRVLSFGAYNYLMVLSLGLQGGAVNKIVAAKYLPVVALAGFAFAQTLADTVQRNLPNMLLINLARPALMASYSRSRDPLALAASSTLFFKINLFVLVPILAWVAACGEPLVTLLSGGKYTSVGPLFGGLLVLVGLGCHYRRLEFICHALEWTRLLFLANLAVVAAVIPAALLASHMGPWGIVLALIGGCVLRDVMLSLALARQGVACGNDWGGLLKLGGCGLGAWLGAWLVSPAGGGLVGAGLGAMASGLVFLGMARLVRPFSRSERVVVNGFLPKPVFVW, from the coding sequence GTGACAGGCTCCCGTTCGCAGCCAGCAGAAATCGGTGGTTACGGTCGCCGAAGCGTTCGCAACGCCGGGTATCACTTCCTGATGGGCAAGGCTCTGGCTTTTGTTGCCGGGTTGTTGGCCACCTTGTTGGCTGCGCGCTGGATGTCTGTCCCTGATTTCGGGGCGTACATGCTCGTGGGCGGGATTTCCCTGTTGCTGGGGATTGCCTCCTCTCTCGGGCTGCGGGAAGTGGTGCAGCGTTTTGTGCCCGAACTGGTGGCTCAGGGGCTGTCGCGCTGCGCGGGGAGATTGGTCTTCCGGCTGCTGGCCGTGCGGGCTCTGGGATTGGCGATGGCCGTGGCATTGCTGTATCTGAGTGCCCCCCAGGTTTCCATCTTCTTTGATATGCCGGGGCGTGTTGCCGGCATCCGGGCTGCCTGCCCTGCCCTTGCGGCGATGACATTGTTCAGTTTTGCAGCCCTGTTGCTGGAAACCCTACTCCAGCAGAAGCATACGAAGTGGCTGTGGCTGCTGGCCGCCCTGTTGCGTCTGGGATTGATGCTGGCTGTGGCCGGAATGGGCGCTGAACTCACATTGGGAACCATGCTGGCCGTGGATGCCCTGGCCTTTGGACTCGTCTTTGTGGGGGCCTTGTGGCTTCTGGTTCGTTGGACCATGCGCGAGCAGAACGGGACCGGTGCTTTCCCCGAGGGGCGTTTGTTTTTGAACAGGGTGCTGTCCTTTGGGGCGTATAATTACCTGATGGTCCTGTCTTTGGGATTGCAGGGCGGGGCGGTGAACAAGATCGTTGCTGCCAAGTATTTGCCTGTCGTTGCTCTGGCCGGATTTGCCTTTGCTCAGACCCTGGCGGATACAGTGCAGCGTAATCTGCCGAATATGTTGCTGATCAACTTGGCCCGTCCGGCCCTGATGGCCAGCTATAGCCGTAGCCGTGACCCTTTGGCCCTGGCTGCCAGTTCCACGCTTTTTTTCAAGATCAACCTGTTTGTACTGGTCCCGATCCTGGCCTGGGTGGCGGCCTGTGGAGAGCCCTTGGTGACCCTCTTGTCCGGAGGGAAATATACCTCGGTGGGGCCACTGTTTGGAGGGCTTCTGGTCCTTGTGGGACTGGGTTGTCACTACCGCAGGCTGGAGTTTATCTGCCATGCTCTGGAATGGACCCGGTTGTTGTTCTTGGCCAATCTGGCCGTGGTTGCCGCAGTTATTCCGGCCGCACTCCTTGCTTCGCATATGGGTCCCTGGGGCATTGTTTTGGCCCTGATTGGTGGCTGTGTGCTGCGCGATGTGATGCTGTCCCTGGCCCTTGCACGACAGGGCGTCGCTTGTGGCAACGACTGGGGCGGTCTGCTCAAGTTGGGGGGCTGTGGTCTGGGTGCCTGGCTGGGGGCTTGGCTGGTTTCTCCTGCGGGAGGAGGCCTTGTTGGCGCAGGTCTTGGGGCCATGGCGTCGGGATTGGTGTTCCTTGGCATGGCGCGTCTTGTCAGACCTTTTTCCCGCTCGGAGAGAGTTGTGGTCAACGGGTTCCTGCCCAAGCCGGTGTTTGTATGGTGA